Proteins from one Balaenoptera musculus isolate JJ_BM4_2016_0621 chromosome 7, mBalMus1.pri.v3, whole genome shotgun sequence genomic window:
- the ITM2C gene encoding integral membrane protein 2C isoform X1, which yields MVKISFQPAVAGIKGDKADKADKASASAPAPSPAAEILLTPAREERPPYHRYKKGSSVGGLCYLSMGMVVLLMGLVFASVYIYRYFFLAQLARDNFFHCGVLYEDSLSSQVRTRMELEEDVKIYLEENYERINVPVPQFGGGDPADIIHDFQRGLTAYHDISLDKCYVIELNTTIVLPPRNFWELLMNVKRGTYLPQTYIIQEEMVVTEHVSDKEALGSFIYHLCSGKDTYRLRRRATRRRINKRGAKNCNAIRHFENTFVVETLICGVA from the exons ATGGTGAAGATCAGCTTCCAGCCCGCGGTGGCCGGTATCAAGGGCGACAAGGCCGACAAGGCCGACAAGGCTTCGGCCTCGGCCCCGGCGCCCTCCCCAGCCGCTGAGATCCTGCTGACGCCGGCTCGG GAGGAGCGGCCCCCCTACCACCGCTACAAGAAGGGGAGCTCTGTGGGCGGCTTGTGCTACCTGTCGATGGGCATGGTCGTGCTGCTCATGGGCCTCGTGTTCGCCTCTGTCTACATCTACAGATACTTCTTCCTCGCTCAG CTGGCCCGAGACAACTTCTTCCACTGTGGCGTCCTCTACGAGGACTCCCTGTCCTCCCAGGTCCGCACTCgcatggagctggaggaggacgTAAAGATCTACCTCGAGGAGAACTACGAGCGCATCAACGTGCCGGTGCCCCAGTTTGGGGGCGGTGACCCCGCAGACATCATCCACGACTTCCAGCGG GGTCTCACTGCCTATCACGACATCTCCCTGGACAAGTGCTATGTCATTGAGCTCAACACCACCATCGTGCTGCCCCCTCGCAACTTCTGGGAGCTCCTCATGAACGTGAAG AGGGGGACCTACCTCCCGCAGACGTACATCATCCAGGAGGAGATGGTGGTCACGGAGCACGTCAGTGACAAGGAGGCCCTGGGCTCCTTCATCTACCACCTGTGCAGCGGGAAGGACACCTACCGGCTTCGGCGCAGGGCCACCCGGAGGC GGATCAACAAGCGAGGGGCCAAGAACTGTAACGCCATCCGCCACTTCGAGAACACCTTCGTGGTGGAGACGCTCATCTGCGGGGTGGCGTga
- the ITM2C gene encoding integral membrane protein 2C isoform X2 encodes MVKISFQPAVAGIKGDKADKADKASASAPAPSPAAEILLTPARLARDNFFHCGVLYEDSLSSQVRTRMELEEDVKIYLEENYERINVPVPQFGGGDPADIIHDFQRGLTAYHDISLDKCYVIELNTTIVLPPRNFWELLMNVKRGTYLPQTYIIQEEMVVTEHVSDKEALGSFIYHLCSGKDTYRLRRRATRRRINKRGAKNCNAIRHFENTFVVETLICGVA; translated from the exons ATGGTGAAGATCAGCTTCCAGCCCGCGGTGGCCGGTATCAAGGGCGACAAGGCCGACAAGGCCGACAAGGCTTCGGCCTCGGCCCCGGCGCCCTCCCCAGCCGCTGAGATCCTGCTGACGCCGGCTCGG CTGGCCCGAGACAACTTCTTCCACTGTGGCGTCCTCTACGAGGACTCCCTGTCCTCCCAGGTCCGCACTCgcatggagctggaggaggacgTAAAGATCTACCTCGAGGAGAACTACGAGCGCATCAACGTGCCGGTGCCCCAGTTTGGGGGCGGTGACCCCGCAGACATCATCCACGACTTCCAGCGG GGTCTCACTGCCTATCACGACATCTCCCTGGACAAGTGCTATGTCATTGAGCTCAACACCACCATCGTGCTGCCCCCTCGCAACTTCTGGGAGCTCCTCATGAACGTGAAG AGGGGGACCTACCTCCCGCAGACGTACATCATCCAGGAGGAGATGGTGGTCACGGAGCACGTCAGTGACAAGGAGGCCCTGGGCTCCTTCATCTACCACCTGTGCAGCGGGAAGGACACCTACCGGCTTCGGCGCAGGGCCACCCGGAGGC GGATCAACAAGCGAGGGGCCAAGAACTGTAACGCCATCCGCCACTTCGAGAACACCTTCGTGGTGGAGACGCTCATCTGCGGGGTGGCGTga